In Lycium barbarum isolate Lr01 chromosome 9, ASM1917538v2, whole genome shotgun sequence, the DNA window TTTGATTATGATTTAAAACTATTTTCAGTTTGGAGCTCCATCAAGAGTCGAGGCAAAAAATGAAACTTTACCCTAATAGTGGGAGTAAATTTAAACCTAATATCTAACGGAGGACAAAGTTGCTCAATTTCTGACAGTTCTAGGGCAAATTAACCTTTTTCCTATTAGTTTTAACTGTCATTATATGACACTATATTGTTTACGGAGTCAACAATTTTCTTCTCAGACCGGCTTTAAACATGTTTTAAATAATGTTGTGATTAATAGTACCTCTTTGTGTAGGTTTAAAATATGTGAAATATTAGTTCAAGCAAAAATAAGAAATTGATGCCAGAGTCTCTTTAGGACAGAGTCAAACGGGAAGTACTTAAAAAGAAAATATTTCTAGGTGCCTTGTACAATAGTAAATCATCACATAGAAGTCAATCATCCTGGAGGTTTTAACTACAACTAGAGTATTGTGTTAATTATTTTATAAAGTAGACATTGATAAAATTTTCATAATCCAATAATAATTGCTCAAATTTTGAGTacaaaagtttttaaaaaatgcATCAAGCAGAGTGACCGTGCAGGCAAAGTAGGGACGCAAATTTTCTGAGGAATAATAAAATCTGCAATGATCTTGGTTCCTTCAACTTATCGTTTGATGCAGAAGTCTCCCCGGCAgagttattattttttattgaagTAGGTTTAGAATATCTTCTTGTTGGAACCATTCCAGCTAAAATACTCTTTTTTTTCTCGTTTTGATTAAAACAAAGACTTAGTTAATATTAAAAACAGATCGATCCATTATCAAATAATGAACCAAAGCTCAGTTTGAACGTCTgcaagaaaataataatatttctCAAAGAAGTCAACTACCATAGCAGAAATTACTTCCCCGACTCCTTAGAATTGCTtctcttgtttttcttctttgttcaATTGATTGTCCCAACATTTAACAAGGAAATAAAAACCAAGACTCTCTTACCTATACATGTAGTATAATTCTCCAGCTAAGGTTGTTCAACTGACCATCCTTTGGCATACGTAGCTACGCGCTGCTTGTATGACAAAAGTACTACTGAAACTACATATCATATTGattttttaacccaaaatatacattcgCTAAGTTCAGATTCACTGTCATGATATAGTGAGGAGTACAGTGGTAATTCGTGTAGATTGAATTAAAATCATGGATCCACCTCTGGCTTTAACAATAGATGAATAACTATATCAATATTGACGGTATAGATCATACAAGAATAAGTTTAGTTCCATTGTTTAGATTTCATTTTCTCTGATATTCATTTGGCAAAGGTCAATTTATAGTACAGCATATGTTCGTAAAAGAATGGAATGTAATGCGGACAAGAGCTCGACAGGCATCAGTTAGTGCCTTATCTATTTGAAGAAAGGAGACTGACCAAAAATATACCATGTAGTTAAAAGCTTTTAGCACACAACCAGAGAAACTTGTATTATCTTTCTAGCTTGCTTAATATTGCTTCCATTGGAGGCAGCTCCTTCAGAATTTGAGCCCAGTCGGGCATCCCCTGCAGAGTTGGTCGATATTAAAACTCCACAATGAATTAacccataaaaaaaaaagtaaagcatAAAGCAACACAAACATGATTATTTGTACGCCACCTCAAAGGCGTCTTACTTGACTTGTGGATTTTACAGTCATCTATGTCATGTCTTGAGCAATTTATATGCTAATTACATATGCATATTAATGGAGCAGAGAAGAGAATTGCAGCACAGAGAATTTTACAAGCACTGACCTTTCCTGACCGTCGAACACGACCATCTAGACGAAGTATAATGTAAACATCTTCACCAGGAGTAACACCTTCAGACTTCTGTTGATCCTTTATCCACCTGAAACAGATTGAGGTTGAACAATACATCTCAATAAGCAATGAGCCTTCCAGTATGTGCACAAGGAAAAAAAATCAGTCGATCAAACTGTGCGACTAGATGTCCTTAAGATAAATATGGCACAAACATAAATGCCCATAAAGATAATGTGGTGAGTAGTTTCAAGTGTATTAGGAACAGGTTGATACCTTTCCCACTCTGCAGGTGAAACAACCTCTGCTTTGAACCGGATCTCTGACTTCAATTTTGCTTTTGCAATTACTGACTGAGTTCTTTGGTCAAAATCTTCCTGCAGTAGCAAtgggagaaaaataagaaaaccTTAACGAGATACATGCACCATTAAGATTATTATCTTATGCTTATTTGAGCAACAAGAAACGACTTTGAATAATCAGTAGCATGTAAATAATATTCTTTTGTTCTTTGAGCAAAGAGAAAAGCAGAATCATGAACTTGATGTGCATGCTATAGCATCATGTTGTTTAAAATGATCATTAATTGCTATTAAAAATCTTCAATCTTACCTCTATGGATGGGAGGGAAGCGACTGCCTTTTGAGAAAGACCAAAACCTTTCTTCTCTATTTTTGTTTCCCTACCTTCACCCCAAATAACAGGAACTAGAAGGACTCCACGTTTAAGAAGCTCCATGCGGAATCTCTCAGCATTTCTCATAGCCAGAGATACTGTCTCCTTTTTTCCAGCCAAAATAACCTAATAACAAGCAACTGGTCAAACTAAGAGGAGACCATATGTTCGAGTCAGGTATTtcagaatagaaaaaaaaaaaaaaaaaaaaagagaacaaataCGTAAAAGGAAATATTTTTGCTCATGAAACAAAGGTATTTGCTGCAAACCTAGCAAAACATGGAACTAACTTTTCTGTCTTCATCATCCTTCCGACAATGTAAATGTGATTAAAAAAAGGTTTCTTCTTGATGTGACGAGGGAGGTAAACTAGACATGTGTTATACGGGACTTCTCATTCTTTAAGTGAAAAATTGAAGGACTATGTTTTCCACTCAACTTCTTGAAATTGAAAACAGGATGAGTAAAGGGGAAGTTGTCTCACTAACAGGCCTCACGGTGTCTCTTAGCTGGACGAGTTCAACAATCCTATTAGTTGAAAGGCGCAAAGGGAGCCTTGATAGTGTTTCATCACGCAATATTTGTGCAAGCTGTTCCTCTTTTTTGTTGTCCCAAACCAACAAAGCCACAAAAACAACGATACCTGCAGAGTGCTGGTTCAAGAGCTTAATCATTTTTGACGAACAGTTTAAGAAGTGTTAAGCAAATATCATTTACAGAACTTCAGAACTGAACTAAATGATTCATAATCAAAGGTAGTCGATATTTACCAACGACATTTATAGCAGCATTTCCTGCAGTCGCCCCAATATCAGGAGCACCATCTCCACCTTGAATTGCAAGGATTAACCTAGGTATAGTGAAAAATGTAGAAATTCCAGCAGCAGCGATGAATGCCACGTAGAAGAATCTTCTGACCCCCCTAAATGGTGCTTGTACCTCACTGATGAGCTTAAGGTCTCTACGGAAACTGTATCCTATGTCTTCCCCTCCTAACCTAGCCTGTGAGATAATAGAAGATTATGAGATTCAGAAACAATGAAGCAAAGCTAGAGCCTGCTAAGTTCTGAAGATACTGTAACATAATCGATGTGGTAAGGAACTGAAACTAATACCCTGTTGGGCCAAGCTTCCAAAATCTGCTTATGTTGAAAAGTACTTTCTGTCAGAAGTGTTTTTCGGAAAAGTGCCTTTTGGAGAGTAGCCGTTCATTTTTGGCGAAtcaatttaaaaaacacttttgccAATATTATAGCAGTAATTTTGTGCTTGACTAAGATTCCCAAAGTGCTTCCGAGGAAAAGCtacttttttttagcttctgaaaaatagCTTCTACTTTtactcaaaaacactttttttttctttaaaagctTGGGCAAACACCTCAACTTTCGACAATAAGCACTTCattttttattcttttaaaaaaagcACTTTTGACTTCCCACGTCTGGCCACCAAGTATGAATAACTTGGTGGCCACCAAGTTGTTCACTTATGGCCACAAAATTGCTCACTTATTTCCTCCTATAACTAGGAGTTCATTTGTAGAAGTTATATATACAATCAATTCCTCTTATTATACTTCTCtggtgtatttacttcatagtctTTATTTTACAATACGTTATCAGCACAAGCCTCTGCCATCTCAAGTAAATACTttgaaagcctcgaaggtattgactttctttttcttaattaatGGCAAATATTTCTAAACGTGAATTTGTTGCCTTAGATATATCTGGCAAAAGCTACATGTCTTGGGTTCTTGATGCCGAAATTCATCTtgatgcgatgggtctggcagactccatcaaagataaaaatcagGCAACGAATCAAGACtgtgccaaggcaatgatattccttcgCTATCACCTTGATGAGagcttgaaaatggaatatctcactgttaaatATCCTCTTATgctgtggaataatttaaaatatagatatgaccacctgaagatggttgtgcttccacaagcacgttttgattggatcCATCTGAGGCGTATAATtctgccatgtttaaaattatttctcagttgaaattatgtggtgaaaatatcactgatcatgatatgctggagaaaatattctccacttttcctgcctcaagtatgctcctgcagcagcaataccgagagatgaagtttaagaaatattctgatctaatctcaTATCTTATAGtagctgaacaacataatgaattattaatgaaaaatcatgaaagtcgacctactggtactgccccattccctgaagtgaatgaggcaaattttcgccattctaggcatggacgaggtcgtggccccagtcgtggtcatggtcgtggtcgaggaagaaattttaatcatgattctcgacttgcaccaaataatacccttcaccaccagcagtgtaaaaggaaggatgaaaagcataaaGCTGTGTAAAAGAaagattcagaaaataaatgctaccgatgtggaggaaatgggcactggtcacgtacctgtcgtacgctaAAGCGTCTAGTTGAGCTTTATAaagcctccctcaaaaaggcagaaaagaatGCCAAagtaaattttatttctgaagataatgttgagcccatgcatttAGATGTGGCaaatttctttgaactccctgaaggaaaaatagatcatctgatcggtgatggatctgtaataGTTTAGATATTTTCATCCATGTTGTTACTATTAGCTATAATAGTTATGTAAATAAAGTttgtgtaatgctttgtttaataATAATATCTACTTTCATGTTCACTTTGTCTATTCtttcattttgaagaatatatggaaattcctcaaattttatttggatcaatgaccaatcatgaagatatttgtgtgattgagaGTGAAACAACGCATGCcgtattcaaagatgagaaatacttttctcacttgtgTAGGAAAAGGGGAAATGttaatacaatttctggaaattcaaaattgattgaaggctccggaagagctactatatttctggcTAAGGAGACGAAACttattatagaagatgcattattctcttctaaatccccaagaaacttgttaagtttcaaagatatctgCCGTAATGGGTATCACATTGAGAgattaaacgaaataaatgattaatatcttgccattacaaaTAATGTCTCTGGCCAGTAATATGTTTTAGAGAAATTACtaactttgtcttctggtctgtattatgcagaaattagtacaattgaagcacactcgatcataaaccagaagtttaatgattcaattACTTTTGTGCTTTGACATGACCGAATAGGttaccctggatcaataatgatgagacaaattattgaaaattcaaatgggcatccacttaagaacctgaagattcttgaaagtggtgaattttcatgtgccgcttgttatcagggtaaatTGATAGCTAAGCTATCAtgaatgaaagttgacattgaattcCCTGCCTTTCTAGAGCGTATatatggggatatatgtggacctattcatccaccttatgggtcattcagatattttatggtccgaatagacgcatcttcaagatggtctcatgcGTGCCTCCTATTGTCTCGCAACCTgacgtttgcgaaattattggcacaaataatacgcttaagggcacagttttcgaattatcccattaaggctatacgcctcgataatgccagagaatttacgtctcaatcttttgatgattattgtttgtcAGTTGGGATAAATGTTGATCATCTTGTAGCttatgttcatacccaaaatggccttgctgagtcatttattaaacgactacaattgatagcaagaccactacttatgaaaacacggttgcccaaTACCGTCTGAGGTCATGCTaacttacatgcagcatctcttattcgttgttgacacccaattttatccctcctttattccaatttatttcctcggGCTTCTAAAATTATTAACGAACTAAATACtttgttttcactactattttatttttctactactattaatatcgttacttttattttcactattttactatcaacattactagcattactttatcacaaattccaaaatggtttgtcatcattttattttcggattttgtactcgttaaattagtTACAAATCAATACTTTATTAAATCCTACTTTCTATGTATGAATTACTAATTATCTTCACATAGTATACATTGTACTAGTTATGAAGCCCAAAAGGAAC includes these proteins:
- the LOC132611710 gene encoding protein LOW PSII ACCUMULATION 1, chloroplastic-like, which gives rise to ISQARLGGEDIGYSFRRDLKLISEVQAPFRGVRRFFYVAFIAAAGISTFFTIPRLILAIQGGDGAPDIGATAGNAAINVVGIVVFVALLVWDNKKEEQLAQILRDETLSRLPLRLSTNRIVELVQLRDTVRPVILAGKKETVSLAMRNAERFRMELLKRGVLLVPVIWGEGRETKIEKKGFGLSQKAVASLPSIEEDFDQRTQSVIAKAKLKSEIRFKAEVVSPAEWERWIKDQQKSEGVTPGEDVYIILRLDGRVRRSGKGMPDWAQILKELPPMEAILSKLER